From Cheilinus undulatus linkage group 17, ASM1832078v1, whole genome shotgun sequence, one genomic window encodes:
- the tor1 gene encoding torsin family 1 isoform X1 yields MKPRRRHVLLLWMFVCYTMTEAIEPISTSIAVGMAAALTGFLASYQNIFYYFHECCRPEWISFNRTGLEVDLERKLFGQHIASRIILKAVNGFMTNENPKKPLVLSLHGWTGTGKNFVSQLIAENIYKEGMDSNFVHVFTSELHFPHASQLETYKTQLQQWIKGNVTNCAHSLFIFDEMDKMHPGLIDSIKPYLDYYDKLDGVSYRKAIFIFLSNAGGESIIQTALDFWKGGRDREEIELKDLEALLSVSVFNNKQSGLWHTSLIDKNLVDFFVPFLPLEYRHVVQCALAEMAARGFQPDKSVAEQVARDLVYFPKAERVFSVKGCKTIESKLDYYT; encoded by the exons ATGAAACCGAGGAGGCGACACGTCCTGCTGCTCTGGATGTTCGTCTGCTACACCATGACAGAGGCGATCGAGCCCATCAGCACCAGCATAGCGGTGGGCATGGCCGCGGCTCTGACCGGGTTTTTAGCCAGCTACCAGAACATTTTCTACTATTTTCACGAGTGCTGTCGACCGGAGTGGATATCGTTCAACAGGACAG GTCTCGAGGTGGACCTGGAGAGAAAACTGTTTGGACAGCACATCGCCTCACGCATCATCCTGAAAGCCGTGAATGGATTCATGACCAACGAGAACCCGAAGAAGCCGCTGGTGCTCTCGCTGCACGGATGGACCGGCACAGGGAAAAACTTTGTGAGCCAGCTGATCGctgaaaacatttacaaagaaGGGATGGACAGCAACTTTGTTCATGTGTTCACATCAGAGCTTCACTTTCCACACGCCAGCCAGTTGGAAACCTACAAG ACTCAGTTACAGCAGTGGATTAAAGGAAATGTTACGAACTGTGCTCACTCCTTGTTCATCTTTGATGAAATGGATAAGATGCACCCCGGCTTGATCGACAGCATAAAGCCGTACCTCGACTACTACGACAAGCTGGATGGAGTTTCTTATCGGAAAGCCATCTTCATTTTTCTCAG CAATGCTGGAGGAGAAAGCATCATCCAGACGGCCTTAGATTTCTGGAAAGGAGGAAGAGATCGAGAGGAGATCGAGCTCAAAGACCTGGAAGCATTGCTGTCCGTCTCAGTGTTCAACAACAAGCAGA GTGGTTTGTGGCACACCAGTTTGATTGACAAGAACCTGGTGGACTTCTTTGTGCCGTTCTTGCCTCTGGAGTACCGCCACGTTGTCCAGTGTGCATTGGCCGAGATGGCAGCTCGAGGATTTCAACCAGACAAGAGCGTGGCCGAACAGGTGGCCAGAGATCTGGTCTACTTCCCCAAAGCAGAGAGAGTGTTCTCTGTCAAAGGCTGCAAGACGATAGAGAGCAAGCTGGACTACTACACATAA
- the tor1 gene encoding torsin family 1 isoform X2 — MRAAHFYLLLLHVFLTPAVLVNAFDPFTTTVVLGIGATLGRTIYNYLHESCDPKWIAFNATGLEVDLERKLFGQHIASRIILKAVNGFMTNENPKKPLVLSLHGWTGTGKNFVSQLIAENIYKEGMDSNFVHVFTSELHFPHASQLETYKTQLQQWIKGNVTNCAHSLFIFDEMDKMHPGLIDSIKPYLDYYDKLDGVSYRKAIFIFLSNAGGESIIQTALDFWKGGRDREEIELKDLEALLSVSVFNNKQSGLWHTSLIDKNLVDFFVPFLPLEYRHVVQCALAEMAARGFQPDKSVAEQVARDLVYFPKAERVFSVKGCKTIESKLDYYT; from the exons ATGAGAGCAGCACACTTCTATCTGCTGCTGCTACACGTTTTTTTGACCCCAGCTGTGCTAGTCAATGCGTTTGATCCGTTTACAACAACAgtggtgttgggtatcggcgcTACTCTGGGGCGGACTATCTACAATTATTTGCATGAAAGTTGCGATCCGAAATGGATAGCCTTCAATGCAACAG GTCTCGAGGTGGACCTGGAGAGAAAACTGTTTGGACAGCACATCGCCTCACGCATCATCCTGAAAGCCGTGAATGGATTCATGACCAACGAGAACCCGAAGAAGCCGCTGGTGCTCTCGCTGCACGGATGGACCGGCACAGGGAAAAACTTTGTGAGCCAGCTGATCGctgaaaacatttacaaagaaGGGATGGACAGCAACTTTGTTCATGTGTTCACATCAGAGCTTCACTTTCCACACGCCAGCCAGTTGGAAACCTACAAG ACTCAGTTACAGCAGTGGATTAAAGGAAATGTTACGAACTGTGCTCACTCCTTGTTCATCTTTGATGAAATGGATAAGATGCACCCCGGCTTGATCGACAGCATAAAGCCGTACCTCGACTACTACGACAAGCTGGATGGAGTTTCTTATCGGAAAGCCATCTTCATTTTTCTCAG CAATGCTGGAGGAGAAAGCATCATCCAGACGGCCTTAGATTTCTGGAAAGGAGGAAGAGATCGAGAGGAGATCGAGCTCAAAGACCTGGAAGCATTGCTGTCCGTCTCAGTGTTCAACAACAAGCAGA GTGGTTTGTGGCACACCAGTTTGATTGACAAGAACCTGGTGGACTTCTTTGTGCCGTTCTTGCCTCTGGAGTACCGCCACGTTGTCCAGTGTGCATTGGCCGAGATGGCAGCTCGAGGATTTCAACCAGACAAGAGCGTGGCCGAACAGGTGGCCAGAGATCTGGTCTACTTCCCCAAAGCAGAGAGAGTGTTCTCTGTCAAAGGCTGCAAGACGATAGAGAGCAAGCTGGACTACTACACATAA
- the nsa2 gene encoding ribosome biogenesis protein NSA2 homolog yields the protein MPQNEHIELHRKRHGYRLDHHEKKRKKESREAHERSHKARKMIGLKAKLYHKQRHAEKIQMKKTIKMHEQRKTKQKNDDKTPEGAVPAYLLDREGQSRAKVLSNMIKQKRKEKAGKWEVPLPKVRAQGETEVLKVIKTGKRQKKAWKRMVTKVCFVGDGFTRKPPKYERFIRPMGLRFKKAHVTHPELKATFCLPILGVKKNPSSPLYTSLGVITKGTVIEVNVSELGLVTQGGKVIWGKYAQVTNNPENDGCINAVLLV from the exons ATG cCTCAGAACGAGCACATTGAGTTACACCGCAAGCGGCACGGCTACCGCCTGGACCACCatgaaaagaagaggaagaaggagagcCGTGAGGCTCACGAGCGCTCTCACAAAGCCAGGAAGATGATCGGTCTGAAGGCCAAACTGTACCACAAAcagagacatgcagaaaagaTCCAGATGAAGAAGAC CATCAAAATGCACGAGCAGAGGAAGACCAAGCAGAAGAACGATGATAAGACCCCAGAGGGAGCAGTACCGGCCTACCTGttggacagagagggacagtcTAGAGCTAAGGTCCTCTCCAACATGATCAAACagaagaggaaagagaaagCT GGTAAGTGGGAGGTACCGCTGCCAAAGGTGCGAGCACAAGGAGAGACTGAAGTGCTTAAAGTCATCAAAACTGGAAAGAGGCAAAAGAAAGCCTGGAAGAGAATGGTCACCAAAGTTTGCTTTGTTGGCGATGGCTTCACCCGTAAACCTCCAAAATATGAGCGTTTCATCAGACCTATG GGTTTGCGTTTTAAGAAAGCTCATGTCACACATCCAGAGCTCAAGGCCACATTTTGCCTTCCCATCCTCGGAGTAAAGAAGAACCCCTCGTCACCTCTCTACACATCTCTGGGAGTCATCACTAAAGGAACAGTCATAGAGGTCAACGTGAGCGAGCTCGGCTTAGTAACACAAGGAGGAAAAGTTATCTGGG GTAAATACGCCCAGGTGACGAATAACCCAGAGAACGACGGCTGCATTAACGCAGTCCTGCTTGTATAA
- the gfm2 gene encoding ribosome-releasing factor 2, mitochondrial: MPVGASQTLSRMIWGRYLLTAGLQCCRCKGSRYIRRHYSFLPDDVKSLRAVVNPDISKIRNIGIMAHIDAGKTTTTERMLYYSGYTRALGDVDDGDTVTDFMAQERERGITIQSAAVTFDWRSHRINLIDTPGHVDFTLEVERALRVLDGAVAVFDASAGVEAQTLTVWRQAEKHHIPCLCFLNKMDKPTANLSFSIESIKQKLKANPVLLQIPIGSGKTFSGVVDLLTNKKLIWKQKYMEDDGRLFESKPLDQSDDPELLQEVNEARMALIEQVADLDDEFAELLLTDFSDNFDAVSSIKLQDAVRRVTLSRKGVPVLCGSSLRNKGVQPLLDAITTYLPAPNERHHDLVRWYKDDLCALAFKVVHDKQRGPLVFLRIYSGTLKPQSAVHNINRNNIERMSRLLVPFADQHVEIPSMTAGNIALTVGLKQTVTGDTIVSSKASAAAAARRAENDSEVKKGKKQKENAGVILSGVEVPDPVFFCTIEPPTMAKQADLEHALNCLQREDPSLKVRVDPDSGQTILCGMGELHIEILHDRIRREYGIETHLGPLQVAYRETILQEVSTTDMLDRTVGEKRHVVNVELTVKPVDISSMSGSCEIAFTEKLKTQLSPEMKEAVENGVNSSYLQGPLLGYPLLGVSTLIRSVNMEPGTSPAIVSACLSRCMQKALKLSGGQVLEPVMSLEVTVGEGHLSSVLGDLSQRRGTVRDIQSRHDDKVLLATVPLAEMMGYSTILRTLTSGNATFSLELDTYEAMNPQDQSVLVKRMAGLL; encoded by the exons ATGCCTGTTGGAGCCTCACAGACACTAAGCAGGATGATTTGG GGAAGATATTTATTAACTGCTGGACTTCAGTGCTGCAGATGTAAGGGCAGCAGGTATATAAGAAGACATTACAGCTTTCTACCAG ATGATGTCAAATCATTACGAGCTGTCGTCAACCCTGACATTTCAAA GATCCGAAATATCGGCATCATGGCGCACATCGACGCAGGAAAGACGACAACCACAGAGAGGATGCTCTATTACTCTGGCTATACAAGAGCACTGGGAG ATGTGGACGATGGAGACACAGTCACAGATTTCATGGCTcaagagagagagcgaggcaTCACCATACAGTCAGCTGCTGTCACATTTGATTGGAGAAGCCACAGAATAAACCTCATAGACACCCCGG GACATGTCGACTTCACTCTGGAGGTGGAGCGGGCACTAAGAGTTCTTGACGGCGCTGTTGCCGTGTTTGATGCTTCTGCTGGAGTTGAG GCTCAGACTCTGACCGTGTGGAGACAAGCAGAGAAGCACCACATCCCCTGCCTTTGTTTCCTGAATAAGATGGACAAACCCACAGCAAA CCTCAGTTTTTCCATTGAGAGCATAAAACAGAAGCTGAAAGCCAATCCGGTGCTCCTGCAG ATTCCCATTGGCAGCGGAAAGACTTTCTCGGGTGTGGTCGACTTGTTAACAAACAAGAAGCTCATATGGAAACAGAAATACATGGAAGATGACGGACGATTATTTGAAAGTAAACCTCTAGACCAATCAGATGATCCCGAGCTGCTTCAGGAGGTCAATGAGGCCAGGATGGCTCTGATAGAGCAG GTTGCTGATCTGGACGATGAGTTTGCAGAGCTGCTCCTGACTGATTTTAGCGACAATTTTGATGCTGTTTCCTCAATCAAA CTCCAGGACGCCGTGAGGCGGGTGACCCTGTCCCGTAAAGGCGTCCCTGTCCTCTGTGGAAGCTCCTTGAGAAACAAAGGCGTTCAGCCCCTTTTAGACGCCATCACCACGTACCTGCCGGCGCCCAACGAACGACACCATGACCTGGT GCGGTGGTATAAAGACGACTTGTGCGCTCTGGCCTTCAAAGTCGTCCATGACAAGCAGCGAGGTCCTCTGGTGTTTCTGAGGATTTACTCTGGCACCCTGAAACCTCAGTCCGCAGTCCACAACATCAACAGGAACAACAT TGAGCGTATGAGCCGGCTGCTGGTGCCGTTTGCTGATCAGCACGTAGAAATCCCCTCAATGACGGCAGGAAACATCGCTCTGACTGTAGGACTGAAGCAG ACAGTCACAGGGGACACCATCGTTTCCTCAAAGGcgtcagcagctgcagcagcccGTCGAGCTGAGAATGATAGTGAAgtaaagaaaggaaagaaacaaaaagaaaatgctggTGTGATCCTTTCAGGAGTGGAGGTTCCTGATCCGGTCTTCTTCTGCACCATAGAGCCTCCAACCATGGCTAAACAGGCTG ATCTCGAGCACGCTCTAAACTGCCTCCAGAGAGAAGACCCCAGCCTCAAAGTCCGGGTTGACCCTGATTCTGGCCAG ACTATTTTATGTGGGATGGGAGAGCTTCACATCGAGATCCTCCATGATCGGATCAGACGAGAGTATGGCATCGAGACTCACCTCGGACCACTTCAGGTGGCCTACAGGGAGACTATTCTCCAGGAGGTCTCCACCACAG ACATGCTGGACCGGACTGTTGGTGAGAAACGGCACGTCGTGAATGTGGAGCTGACGGTCAAACCTGTGGACATCTCTTCTATGAGTGGATCATGTGAAATCGCTTTCACAGAGAAACTGAAGACACAGCTGTCACCAGAAATGAAAGAAGCAGTGGAGAATGGAGTCAACAGCTCATATCTACAAG GTCCTCTGTTAGGCTATCCTTTACTGGGTGTGTCCACGCTGATCCGGAGTGTCAACATGGAACCAGGAACGTCTCCCGCCATAGTGTCTGCATGTCTGTCTCGCTGCATGCAAAAG GCCCTGAAGCTGTCAGGAGGTCAGGTCCTGGAACCGGTGATGTCCTTAGAGGTGACTGTTGGGGAGGGGCATCTGAGCTCCGTGCTAGGAGACTTATCCCAAAGACGAGGCACGGTCCGGGACATCCAGAGTCGGCATGATGACAAGGTGCTACTGGCGACTGTCCCGCTGGCGGAGATGATG GGCTATTCCACCATTTTACGGACACTAACATCCGGGAATGCCACCTTCTCCCTGGAGCTGGACACATATGAGGCCATGAACCCCCAGGACCAGAGCGTCCTTGTTAAACGGATGGCTGGTCTGCTCTGA